A genome region from Populus alba chromosome 3, ASM523922v2, whole genome shotgun sequence includes the following:
- the LOC118046095 gene encoding uncharacterized protein, whose translation MDIGAESSSPSSPSPSAGVVGGGVVIDFPVSDKVSFSSPRRIPKNLQKRLLEAKTPTTSSVEEIEAKLRHAHLRRQQFYEKLSSKARPKPRSPSQCLSHEEDLAQRLEAKLHAAEQKRLSILEKAQMRLARLDELRQAAKTGVEMRFERERERLGTKVELRVQQAEANRMLMLKAYRQRRATLKERTSQSLSRRMARESKYKERVRAAINQKRAAAEKKRMGLLEAEKRRACARVLQVQRVARSVSHQREIERRRMRDKLEDRLQRAKRQRAEYLRQRGRQHSSVRVNWNKMHKQADLLSRKLARCWRQFLRSRRTTIDLAKDYDALKINENCVKSMPFEQLARLIESTGTLQTVKALLDRVESRFRVSMAVATMDHPSSLENIDHLLKRVATPKKRRTTPRSSMRSREAKRVGTTRESARSAATLSRYPVRIVLCAYMILGHPDAVFSGQGQREIALAKSAEDFIREFELLIRIILDGPMHSSDEDSESMSPKRCTFKSQLAAFDKEWCSYLNCFVVWKVKDAQSLEEDLVRAACQLELSMIQKCKLTPEGSTDALTHDMKAIQKQVTEDQKLLREKVQHLSGDAGIQHMEAALSETRSRYFQAKENGSPVGSPIIHFLSPSMPPSSPSVTGSANRNNVGDGIERPSRVVRSLFREDTSSAKEPASSATSSSYFDGQSGSAVGKSITENELIINEFLHEQRHGFKDRFNLDDKDENSLKAKVRETMEAAFWDSVLESMKQDEPNYEWVVQLVGEVRDEIQELAPESWKQEIVESIDPDLLAQVLRSGNMDVGYCGKILEFALVTLQKLSSLAHEDEMKALHQKMLKELAETCQTQDESKYSHIATLIKGLRFVLQQIQALKQEISKARIRMMEPLLTGPAALDYLRKAFANHYGSDSDSCNSLPLTMQWLSSVKSSEDHEWEEHKNSLFALKSHDSSSRVFVPLTTLRTGGNFLVKTNERAIGSSSVASETDNQQPEPECTGERVDLLVRLGLLKLVSGVSGLTKEALPETFMLNLFRLRAVQAQIQKIIVISTSILVCRQTLLMEQAVTSSADMESVLLECSNKLSEVLDRVDDAGIEEIIEVVGGLLQVDNKVVDEEKLKPRKIVMSRMLAKSLQAGDPIFEKVSRAVYLALRGIVLGGSGPRGRKLVEMALRQIGAVMLTKRVVAAAEVLVVAATVSTGIHRPWYVNLTDNL comes from the exons ATGGATATTGGAGCGGAGTCGTCATCACCATCGTCGCCGTCGCCGTCGGCTGGGGTAGTGGGTGGTGGAGTTGTTATTGATTTTCCTGTGAGTGATAAGGTATCGTTCTCGTCTCCGAGGAGAATACCGAAGAACCTTCAAAAAAGACTATTGGAAGCGAAGACTCCTACAACTAGTAGTGTTGAAGAAATCGAAGCTAAACTTCGACACGCTCATCTCCGTCGACAg CAATTCTATGAGAAGTTGTCAAGCAAGGCTAGACCAAAGCCAAGAAGCCCCTCACAATGTTTATCTCATGAAGAAGACCTTGCCCAACGCCTTGAAGCAAAGCTTCATGCCGCGGAGCAAAAAAG GTTAAGCATTCTGGAAAAAGCTCAGATGCGCCTGGCTAGGTTGGATGAGTTGCGGCAGGCGGCTAAAACTGGGGTGGAGATGCGTTTTGAAAGAGAAAGGGAGAGGCTTGGAACAAAAGTGGAGTTACGGGTTCAGCAGGCTGAAGCAAATAGAATGCTCATGCTCAAGGCATACAGACAAAGAAGGGCCACGCTTAAGGAGAGAACATCCCAATCATTATCACGAAGAATGGCTCGGGAAAGTAAGTACAAGGAGCGTGTACGTGCAGCAATTAACCAAAAACGTGCAGCCGCTGAAAAGAAGCGAATGGGATTGCTGGAAGCTGAAAAGAGGAGGGCATGTGCTAGGGTGTTGCAAGTTCAGCGAGTAGCCAGGTCTGTCTCTCACCAACGTGAGATTGAGAGGAGGAGAATGAGGGACAAGCTGGAAGATCGACTGCAAAGG GCAAAGAGACAAAGAGCAGAATATTTGAGGCAGAGAGGACGGCAGCATAGCTCTGTTCGAGTGAACTGGAATAAGATGCACAAGCAGGCTGATCTCCTTTCTAGAAAATTAGCAAG GTGCTGGAGGCAGTTCCTGAGGTCAAGGAGGACTACCATAGACCTGGCAAAAGACTATGATGCCCTGAAAATCAATGAAAACTGTGTGAAGTCGATGCCATTTGAACAGCTTGCTCGTCTGATTGAATCAACTGGTACTCTTCAGACTGTGAAGGCTCTACTTGATCGTGTTGAGAGCCGCTTTAGAGTCTCCATGGCTGTTGCTACTATGGATCATCCCTCCAGCTTGGAAAACATTGATCACCTTCTCAAAAGAGTTGCCACCCCTAAGAAAAGGAGGACTACTCCAAGGTCCTCTATGAGGAGCAGAGAAGCAAAACGAGTAGGTACCACCAGGGAGTCTGCCAGAAGTGCTGCTACATTGTCAAGGTATCCAGTGAGAATTGTTCTTTGTGCCTACATGATTTTAGGACATCCAGATGCTGTTTTCAGTGGTCAAGGGCAGCGCGAGATTGCTCTGGCCAAGTCTGCTGAAGATTTCATTCGAGAGTTTGAGTTGTTGATAAGGATTATACTGGATGGGCCCATGCACAGTTCTGATGAGGATTCTGAGTCCATGTCACCAAAACGTTGTACGTTCAAGTCTCAACTTGCAGCTTTTGATAAAGAATGGTGCTCCTACTTGAATTGCTTTGTGGTGTGGAAGGTTAAGGATGCTCAGTCATTGGAGGAGGACTTGGTGAGAGCTGCATGCCAGCTTGAACTCTCTATGATCCAAAAATGCAAGCTCACCCCAGAAGGGAGCACTGATGCTCTTACTCATGATATGAAAGCCATTCAGAAACAG GTTACAGAAGACCAAAAACTATTAAGGGAAAAGGTTCAACATCTGAGTGGAGATGCTGGTATTCAGCATATGGAAGCTGCACTATCTGAAACACGATCTAGGTATTTTCAAGCTAAGGAAAATGGAAGTCCAGTAGGGTCTCCAATCATACACTTTCTATCTCCTAGCATGCCCCCATCTTCTCCTTCTGTTACTGGCTCGGCTAATAGAAATAATGTGGGTGATGGTATTGAGAGGCCAAGCCGTGTAGTTCGCTCCTTATTCAGAGAAGATACCTCATCAGCAAAAGAACCTGCTTCCTCTGCAACTAGCAGCAGCTACTTCGATGGCCAGTCAGGTTCTGCTGTTGGGAAATCAATAACAGAGAATGAATTGATCATAAATGAGTTTCTCCATGAGCAACGCCATGGTTTTAAGGATAGGTTCAATCTTGATGACAAAGATGAAAACAGCCTCAAG GCAAAGGTGAGAGAGACAATGGAGGCAGCTTTCTGGGATagtgttctggaatccatgaaACAGGATGAGCCCAATTATGAGTGGGTAGTTCAGCTTGTAGGGGAGGTGAGGGACGAAATTCAGGAGCTGGCTCCTGAGAGCTGGAAACAAGAGATTGTTGAAAGTATCGATCCAGATCTTCTTGCTCAG GTTCTGAGGTCAGGTAACATGGACGTTGGTTACTGTGGGAAGATTCTAGAGTTTGCATTAGTTACTTTGCAGAAACTCTCCTCTCTAGCCCATGAGGATGAAATGAAGGCCCTGCATCAGAAAATGTTAAAAGAGTTGGCTGAGACTTGTCAAACCCAAGATGAATCGAAGTATTCACATATTGCCACATTGATCAAAGGTCTGCGCTTTGTGCTGCAGCAGATACAG GCTCTTAAGCAAGAGATTAGTAAAGCTCGCATAAGAATGATGGAGCCTTTGTTAACAGGTCCTGCTGCATTGGATTATCTTAGAAAAGCTTTTGCCAACCATTATGGGTCTGATTCGGATTCCTGTAACTCTCTACCACTGACAATGCAGTGGCTTTCATCTGTAAAGAGTAGTGAAGATCATGAGTGGGAAGAACACAAGAATTCTCTCTTTGCTTTGAAGAGCCATGACAGTTCATCACGGGTTTTTGTACCTCTCACCACCCTTAGAACTGGTGGAAACTTTCTGgtcaaaacaaatgaaagagCAATTGGTTCTTCTTCTGTGGCTTCTGAGACAG ATAACCAACAACCAGAACCGGAATGCACTGGTGAAAGAGTTGATTTGTTGGTGAGGCTAGGATTGTTGAAGTTAGTGAGTGGAGTTTCTGGTCTAACAAAAGAAGCTCTGCCCGAAACTTTTATGCTAAACCTGTTTCGGTTGAGGGCTGTGCAGGCTCAAATTCAGAAAATCATTGTAATTTCTACCAG CATTCTGGTTTGCCGGCAAACGCTCCTGATGGAGCAAGCAGTAACCAGCAGTGCAGACATGGAAAGCGTTCTGTTAGAGTGCAGCAATAAACTGTCGGAAGTCCTGGACCGTGTTGATGATGCGGGAATTGAAGAAATAATTGAAGTAGTTGGTGGGTTGTTGCAAGTTGATAACAAGGTAGTTGATGAGGAGAAGCTTAAGCCAAGAAAGATAGTCATGTCTAGGATGTTAGCAAAGAGCTTGCAGGCTGGGGATCCGATTTTTGAAAAAGTTTCCCGTGCTGTCTATTTGGCTCTAAGAGGAATTGTGCTCGGGGGCAGTGGACCCCGGGGAAGAAAATTAGTAGAAATGGCACTCAGGCAGATTGGAGCTGTCATGCTGACTAAAAGAGTGGTGGCAGCTGCTGAAGTATTAGTGGTGGCGGCCACCGTATCCACTGGCATTCACAGGCCATGGTATGTAAATCTGACCGATAACCTGTGA